Proteins from a genomic interval of Phyllopteryx taeniolatus isolate TA_2022b chromosome 3, UOR_Ptae_1.2, whole genome shotgun sequence:
- the LOC133474802 gene encoding gastrula zinc finger protein XlCGF8.2DB-like isoform X2, which translates to MLKELVRERLIAAADEIFDLFERTIASYEEQLCRATEENERQRRQLEAVCSKTHIEDSDLQPPYVKEEEEDVDVSKLPLTVISVKSEDDEDEAPESSQVPQRSPSGDHHGGPPAGDNLLAPLSHSDDTEESSRSDTDCEGDDKSSKCSKKETQKRFTCSVCGERFARKSNMVTHMRTHTGEKPFCCSICGETFARKVSLVGHTATHTGEKPFTCSVCGERFAYNYNLTRHMHTHTGEKPFRCSVCSKIFNQRANMVAHMRTHTGEKPFRCSVCGDQFAHRVSLIAHTSTHTGQKPFRCSICGESFSYKYSLTAHMRKHDGE; encoded by the exons ATGTTGAAGGAGTTGGTAAGGGAGCGACTAATTGCGGCCGCCGACGAAATTTTCGACTTGTTTGAAAGAACGATAGCGTCTTACGAGGAGCAACTTTGTCGAGCGACAGAGGAGAACGAGAGACAACGTCGACAACTGGAAGCTGTTTGCTCAAAGACTCACATCGAAG ACTCGGATCTGCAGCCCCCCTacgttaaagaggaagaggaggatgttGATGTCAGCAAATTGCCACTGACTGTCATCTCAGTGAAAAGTGAAGATGACGAAGACGAAGCGCCCGAGTCATCACAAGTACCTCAACGGAGTCCAAGTGGAGACCACCATGGAGGACCGCCAGCAGGAGATaacctcttagctccactgtcaCATAGTGACGACACGGAAGAATCGTCGAGGAGCGACACGGACTGCGAAGGTGACGACAAAAgctcaaaatgctctaaaaaggaGACACAAAAGCGTTTCACCTGCTCGGTTTGTGGCGAAAGGTTCGCTCGAAAGTCAAATATGGTGACgcacatgagaacgcacaccggagaaaaacctttttgttgttcaatttgTGGCGAAACATTTGCTCGCAAGGTCTCCTTGGTTGGCCACACTGCCacgcacacgggagaaaaaccgtTCACCTGCTCCGTTTGCGGAGAAAGATTTGCATATAATTACAATTTGAccagacacatgcacacgcacacgggAGAGAAGCCATTTCGTTGCTCCGTTTGCAGTAAAATTTTCAACCAAAGGGCAAACATGGTCGcacacatgagaacgcacacgggagaaaaacctttccgTTGTTCAGTTTGTGGCGATCAGTTTGCTCACCGGGTGTCGTTGATCGCGCACACGTCGACTCATACGGGACAAAAACCCTTTCGATGCTCAATTTGTGGCGAAAGCTTTTCTTATAAGTACAGTTTGACCGCACATATGCGAAAACATGATGGAGAATAA